CTGGTTGCCTCCCTTGCTGCAGTCAGCGGCCTATTCGGGGACTGGCAGTGCCAGCTCCAGCACTCACCGCTAGGAGAACTTGGGAAGTTACACTGCCCTCtcactgcctcagtttcctcgtctgtacaATGGGGACATGAGAGTGCTCTCTTTATAGGCTTGTTGTCAGAATTAGAAGTTAATTCACATAAAGCACTAGGTGCACAGTTAAGTGCTGGGGAAGTGTTAGCTCTCGTCACAAACTACAGGCCAGACCTGAGACTCAAGTAAAGGGAGACAGCAGCCTTCCTTACTCCTCTCTGCTCACCTGAGAGACTTCAGCTGGACACAGATACTACTGCCTGGCGTGGGTGGGGCCTGTGGGCATGGACTCAGGCGTGCCGCCCTAGGCCTGATAGCTGACAACCATTCTTggggcctggggcttcccaggcgacactaatggtaaagaacctgcctgcagtgccagagatgcaagagacctgggttcagtcccgggatcaggaagacgccctggaggaggaaatcgcaacccactcctgaaattcccatggacagaggagcctggcaggctacagcagaGTAGCCCATagagtcaaagagtcagacacgactgagtgcacccacagacacacagacccaTCCCCAGCCTCCATCCGCAGGTCCTACAGCCTACCCGAGTCACACAATCTCTTCTTCACACGTGTCACATTATTTTCTAGCTGTTTTTTCAAGCATTCTCTAAGCTGTTACTGTTTTGTTGGCTTGTTTCAGATTTATATAAATCCCAGGATGAATTGTGTATATTACCAAAGATTTAATGTCACATGTAACGTGAAAATTATCATAGCAtactttaccttaaaaaaaactcTCGTAGATGTTTTCAATCTTTTCCTTACTCCGAACCataaatgtatttgtgtgtgtatatgtacgtCCAGATGAATGCCAACTTACAGTCCCATCAGCGTTGCATTAgaatacataaaaaaatttttttggccaaatCATGTGGCTTTCAGGATCTCGGAtctccaaccagagattgaacctgggcaacTGTAGTGAAAGCCTTAAATTGTAATCCCTTGGAATTCTAAACCTGGAATTCTAActcccaaaatattttttaaaattattttttgaaagagttgatttacaataatgtGTTAAAGGGTATAACAtagggattattattatttttttttttttttggctgagctgcacagcttgtgggatcttagttccccgaccagggatccaactggggCCTGGCAGTGAAAggaccaagtcctaaccactggaccaccagggaatccccacaattcagtatttttgcagatcaTTTTTCATAGGTTatgataataaaatgtatataattccctgtgctatatggtatatccttgtagcttacagtagtatctgttaatcccatacccgTTTGTCACTCCCCTTTCCCCCCTCCcatttggtaaccacaagtttattttctctatttgtgtgtctgtttcGTTTGGCCAGGCTGTGCagcctgcagtctgtgggatcttagttccccaatcagggattgaacccaggacccctgcaatgagtgtggagtcctaaccactggactgccaaggaattccatTCCTATTTTGTACATAcattcacttgtattattttttagatttcacatataagtgatatcatatggtatgtaTCTTTCTCTACCTTATTtgactaagcataatattctccatGTCCATCTGTGTGGctacaaatggcagtatttcGTACTTTTTTATGGCAAGTATTTCCTGGTTGCGGAAGTAAGATCCATGTCTCAGGATAACTAAGCCTGAGAACCACACCTACTGAGTCTGTGCACTCTGGAgtccttgtgccacaactagagagaagctcgtgtgcagcaacaaagatcctgcgtgccacagctaagacctgatgaagccaaataaatattaaaaaaaaacacaagatcagcatagatacttctccaaagatgatgcagcttccttggtggctcagacggtaaagaatacacctgcaatgtgggagagacctgggctccatccctgtgttgggaagatcccctggaggagggcatggcaacccactccaatatacttgcctggaaaaccccatgaacagaggagcctggtaggctagtccatggggtcacaaagagttggaaacgacggaacaactaagcacagcacagcaataaACGCaggagatgttcaacatcatcagttattaggaaaatgcaaatcaaagttaaaaggtaccacttcacacccaccagGATGATTATGATAAAAAAGGCAGACAATTACAGGCGGTGACAAGGATGTGAAGCTGGAAGCTTGCACATCGCTGGTGGGTATGTAAGATGGCGCAGATGCTTGGAAAACATTTTTGTGGCTCCCCAAAAGATTAAACACAGAGCCATCATATGATCCTGAACTTCTAGATATGTATCtaggggaaataaaaatatatgttcataACAAAGCTTGTACATGAACGTTCACAGctgaatttttaataatgaaaaagtgaaaacaccTCAAATGTGTTAATTGATGAGTGAATTAAACAGTGTGGTGTATCTACAAAATAGAGTATTACTTGGCAACGAACAGTAATAAGTACTAGGGAGATGAGCCGAGATGAAAGGGCAGGAAGACCTTGAGCTCGCGGCCTCTCCTGAGCACACCAAAATTACAGCTATTTACAGAATAGCCATTGAATAAAAAGACCAGAGCCTACCCAAAAAGATCTTCTACAATTAAAGGCATGCAGAAGGAACCACAATGATgcgtttttaaaaaaaaaaaaattttatttctgattaaCCTCTCCACCTTTCCTGTGGAACGCACGACATGGCTGAGAACTGGAGCCAGGCTCCCATTTCTGCTGGAGCACCAAGAGCCAGAAGGTCCTCTGGCCTAACCGGCCTTTTCCAAGAAAAGTGTACTGTTTTAGATTCACGGTTCACAGCCTCTTCCCTtcacctccccttcctcctgttcTAATGGAAAAGCCTGATCACGGGAGACCCCCACTCCAGCCAGGTCAGTAGTGGGACCACTGCCCAAGACACCCGAACATCCGAGTTTTCCTTAACAATCGACGGTGGAGGTGCCCGTCCGAGGAGGACAAGGAAAAGGCCCTTGCCCAGGTCCTTCGAGGTTGAACAAAACGCTaaaggaggcctggctgctggcaACTCTTCAGGTGATTATTCCGAGGGAGAATACTCGTATCACCATATTTATGTCTGTAACATCGGTTTACTTAAGATACTACATAGGAATATACGTCCCCAACGTTTGCTCCAAATTCTCATTtagcttttttcccccatcagAAACAATCTCTACATGTGAAACTTCCCAGAAGTGTGGACTCCTTGTTTTCTGCTGGTCTAGTTTAAACGCAGCGTCGGGTCGCTATTGATGTCGGATACGCATAAAAGGAGATGTAGGAACTATTGTATTATCTGGGAACACCTTTTTCCATGACTCGGTAAGTTGTATCCGACGCGCTGGTGAAGCCCGAGGGTAGAGCAGAGCCTGAGTAGGTCTGTCTGCAAGCAGCATCGGGGTCACCAGAGCTGGCCTGGGACAGTGGAAGGACCACCGGGGCCGAGCCCCCCTCGGCCGGAGCCTGCCAGGCGGGGGCTGCTGCGGAAGGCCAGGCAGTGTGCACCTCTGAGGTGAACTCACGCGGACCCACGGAAACACTGGTAGGATTTGAAGGAAGAAATGTGTTGTCACAGGCCCACCTTACACTGAGAAAATTCCCACGGGAGGCGAGGGAGAAAACGGCTTCCGGCCAACTCCCGACCCCACCACCACCGCAGGTCCTCCAGGCGGGATGGCAAGTTCTTGGAGTCCCGGCCCCACCCAGCACGGACGGGTGTCTTCACGCCGGGGGTCCTGCCCCTCAGCACCCAGCCCAAGGCGGTGTGGACCTGCGTCTTGACCCCCTCACATCACCTCGCACTAGAACGGACTCTGGGAAGATGGCGGCAAGCAACGTCACAGCAGGCCCTGAGAGAAATATTCCAGCGCCAGCCATGGTCACCGGACCCTCGGTCCCGGGAAGGCAAGACACATCTTCCCCAGGTTCCCTAAAAAGTATGATGTTACCGTGAAAAAATggtaggagaaaagagagaaaaacccgCTACCCACTTCCGGTGAGCGACCCTGTGCCCTCCTCGGTGGGCGTGGCCAACGTCCAGAGCCGCCAGCGCTGAGCGACCGCCTgggggggcggggccaggggcgGGGTGGGaccaggggcggggcggggccaggcGGAGTCCCGGCCACAAGCACTGCCTCGCTCTCCAGCAAAGTTCAGCCTCTGTTAACTGTTTCCTGAACGTGAACAGCAGGTCTGGTCAGGAGGCAGAAGACCACCTGCTCTCTGGGAAGCCATCTGGCCAAGACCGTTAAGAAATCCTGACGCATTTCCAAGGGAAGCTCTGATGAGAGGGGCCTCGAAGAAACGCGGAAGGAGGGTCAGACTTTTTTCTGATACAGAACCACCGAGAAAGCGGGTCCGTGCTGCCAGCTTCAGCTCCTGGGAGACGGGCGGTGGGTGGTGGCGGAATGACTGCATTTCCACGGGCCGCCCTCGCAGTGCAGTCCCTTGCTCCTGGCTACATCCTGCAGAGCTTCAGCGGGAAGTTCTCAGTGATGAGGTGGTCGGGGTGAAGCAGCACCACGATGTTCACCTCAAACTCTGGGGGAGAGAAAGGACAGACAGGCTCAACGCTCACCGACTCCGGAGGCGTAAACGCCAGACCCACTAGGGCTCCGCTGAAATCTGGACAGAGAGGCAGCAGCTCCTGCCTTGGGAGCTGCACACCCTCCCAAGTTTCCAGGAGAAATCGGTATAGGTGGCTACCCGGGCGGGACTGCCTGAGTATATCCGTCTTCTCACCCCCGGACACTCTAAGGTCCTGCATTCTCAAATACTCTCTTGTCCTCTGTCTCTACTGCACAGAATCTCCTAGAATCTCATCCGCTCACAGGTGCACTGTGGCTTTCTTTTTAACCTGTCCTACCATACTGGGTGGACTAGCGGACCCCACGCTGGCCCACAGCCCACCGGCAGCACCCCAGGCCAGGCGAGAAACAGCACTTGGAAAAGAAGGCAAGCCATCTCCCAGCCGTCCCTTTGCAGCCGGGTTTATTTGTCCATGACACCTGTTCAAACATTCCTCTGCTACCTTCAGCAAACAGTAGTCTTTCTTCCCGCTTTCTAGGTGCTAAGAGTCAGCACGTGGATGACAGGGAAGGGGGTGCCTGAGGAGAGAGCCCCCGAAAAGAGAGAAGCCCAGGTCCCTCCCCAGTGTgaagggaaggggctgggggccGGCTCCTCCAGGGCCCCTCTGTGGCCGGAGTCCCAAGGACGGTGTCTCCGTGTGTGGCCGTCGCCTTGGCCCGGCACTGGCCAGGGCACGAGTGTGTACCGCAGTGGCTGCCGtgttcccttcctctttctgATGGCTGTCACAGGCCGCAACACCCTCTGGGCTGCCCAAGTCTTCCCACCACCTTGCTGTCCTCCCTggaggggacagagaggaggCCCGGCAGGCACAGAAGGCCCATGGCAGGACTGGTGCTGGCTTCCTCCCAGCGCGGAGGGCCATGGGCTCAGCTGGGGACAGCCGCGGGCCTGGCCGTGCCCAGGAAGTTCCCCAAGCTGGGCACCGTCGGAGTGAAGGGGCACACCCAGATGTGCGCCTAACTAAGGACGCGGGGCTCACCCTATTCCCCCTTGAGAACGGAACCTGACCTCCCAGCCATGAGACGGTGACCCCAGGGAAACGAGAGGCCGTGGTGCTCAATGATCACAGGCTACCTCCTTCCCGCGGGACCCCCTCAGTTGAAGGGGTGGTCACTGCACAAGCCCCCAGGCACACAAAACAGGAGCCACCAGGACACAAGCACCGCCAGTGTCTTGGCTGATGGGCTGAGGGCGTTATTTCTATGGAGGAATCGTGGGCGCTACATTAAATGCTACACAGACGCTTTGTAAGGTCTGACAGAAATAAGGTGCAGACAGTACAGGTACCTAATGCATAGTGTAGCAGAAAAGAACAATTTTTGGATGTTTCTTAAAGTTTATGTAGCAAAACCAAGTTGAAAAATCGACAGATAAGCTCCTCCTCCTTAACTTAAAAATCAAAGGTGCAGCTGACCCTCGAACAACCAAGGTCAGGGAGGCTCCCACCCAGTCACACATCCACACGGAATTTACAGGCTGCCCCTTATTTGGCAATTTCACCACAACTGCAGTTCTctatctgcagattcaaccacaATACAAGGTGAAGGGAGAAAAAGCAGGATTGAAAAGTGCGTCTTAACGCGACTCAGATCTTGTGGTCCAAGTATCTGTCGTGCGATCACAGAAAACCACTGACTCCCCCTCAGCTGCCGGAGCCTCAGCCCTTGGGAAGATGAGTGTTCACTGGGCTGTCACAGGTCTTGTGTCCCCATCAAATACCAGCCCATCAGAGGGCTGATCCGACCTCCCCACGAGCTTGGCTGGCTGGTCCCTGGCCAAGTTAGTGTCCTTCAGAGAGCATGTTGTCACGTGAGCAGCCCACGCTGTCTCCTGGGGGACGAAGCAAGTTCAACCCTGGGTGCCACCCAGCTGCTCTGCACGCATTTTTGTGCAGCAACCAAAGGGCTGGGTGCTCCGCGCTGCACCCGAGATCAGCAGACCAGCAGATCCACCCCCTCCCAGGGGCACCCTGAGGGCACGCACGTACCCACTTTGAAGTTGGTGGTCTCTAGCGTCGGGCAGGTGAATAGCCGGGGGAAGACCATGTAGATGGGGATGGAGAGGCCCCGACACACGTCCCCGTCGGCGATCTGAATGTTCTGAATCTCTGTGGCGTCGCGGGCGTAGCCTTCTGCACAGCCTGGAGCAGGGAGAGGGCATCGTGGGGTCAGGACACAGCGCACGTCCGTTCAGGCTGAAGCAGCAGCCAGTGACTCAGAGAAGGTGCATCAACAGGAGAGTCCCCTGCTGTCCCGCTGGCCCTGCAGGACCCTGGAGATGAGAGGCGAGCTCGTGGCTGTGGGCCGGGGGCAGCGGAGGGTCAGGGGGCCTTACCGCACGTCTCCACGCGCACCAGCTGCAGCTCGATGCTTTTGATGGCAGCCTCTGAGCTCTCCACCACCAGCTCTCCCGTCAGTGGCTGTGTGATCACACAGTTGGTCGAGTTGAGATGTCCTCTGATGAGAAATTTGGGGAGCAAGGCCCTCTAAAACGAGACAAAACCAGACACGTCAGGAATGGGAGGTGCCGGGAGAAATGACTCGAGCCTTTCTGgtacaaagaagaactgaacaCAGAGTCTGGTAATTTACACAAAACTCACTGGGAGCCTGGCTGACAAAACTGGCAAAACTGGACAACAGCGCTTAAAACAGTCTGAGTAACAGACTGAATGATCCAACAACTTATCGACAGACCTAAGGTACCTGACAAAGACCAGCTCTCTCGCCAAAGcagccttcctgcctgccttAGGTCTGCACAACTCCATCTGACCAAGCGCCATGATATGAGAATGtctgagggacttccccggtggcgcagtgggtaagaatccgcctgtcaacacaggggacacgggctcgatccctggtgcagaaggattccacatgccgtggagcaactaagccagggTGCCAGGACTATTGGGCCCGCGCCGTAGAGCCCGCGCTCGGCAACCAGAGAAGTCACTGCGAGGAGGAGCTTGCGCACTGCAAGAGCGGCCCCTGCTTGCTGTAGCTTGAGAAAGCCCTCGCAAAGCAGCGAAGATCCAGcgcagccataaataagtaacattttaaaaaatgtctgagGAAGCTGACAAGAGTGTTTAAGGACAATCtgtcaccaagaaaaaaagaaaatcaatttaaaaatgttccCAATTATGCAGTTTTGAAAAACCAAGAAGAGATTAACTTTATTTGTGAAGAGAACAACTCTTCTTCCATGCTGGACTAAACACCTATGGGCCTTTTCTCTCTGGACAGAGGGATACGGTCGTGGGGGAGTGACGCTGTGGTGGGGAGAACGGGTCTGAGGAGCTAGAGACAGAGGAATACGGTCGTGGGGGAGTGACGGTGTGGTGGGAAGAACGGGTCTGAGGAGCTAGAGACACTGCCTAGCACTCCTTCCTACGGCGGGGTCCCAGTTACCCTGAAGTCAATTCAGAGTTTAGAACACACTGTCCAATAGAAACATGAGGTAAGCCACAAATGTGAAGAAGTGAAcgtgtaatttaaaattttctactagccacattaaaaaaagtaagagGAAACAGGTGAAATTCTTCAGTATATTGAAAATACTGTCTCTTCCACATACAATCAGTATATTACAATCATACACGATgctttaaattctcttttttcacaCCGAGTCTTTGAAACCCAGCCGGTACctcacaactacagagcccgcgtgctgcaactaggaagcctaccaggctgcgCTCCCCaagaagcccctgcagtgagaagcctagGCGCTGCAACGCTGGGGGCAGTGGgacgcaaccagagaaagcccgcagaCAGCAATGAAATCCCAGCACAGCCgagagagagaaggatggaaggaaggaaagtcgCCCTGGTGCCGCGACTACGGAGCACGTTACCTCTTTGACGTTCTGCAAGGTGTCAGGTGTGATCGTGAAGTCCACGGGGCTCGGAGTCCATTTCCCCTTCTGAGGCTAAAACAGGGGGAAGAACCGAAATCAGGAGAGAGTCCCACAGCTCCCACTTGTTTTTCCTCGTTTCAGGAAATGCAAGGCAGCACAAGAACGGGAGACCTTGGTGCCAAGaggcagggtgcctgggttctAAAACAGTTCTGCCAGGAAACAAGGCTGTGTCTGTCCAATGTCTTCATCCCCCTGACTCAAGTTTCCGCATCTGGAAAATGGGGgggccaggcttctttgtctcgAAGGTCCCTCGCAGGTCCAGAATTTAAAAGCAGAGCGGGATTACTGGGAGACGTTTATTTGAAGCCGTCTCTGAGAATAAGATTGTACACCAAAGTGTCTCTGTGACGGGCCCTGTGCAGTGCCGTTGCTGCCGCGGACCCACCGCGCAGGTGAGGTCAATGAGGCCCAGACGGCTCACCTGGTCGCTCAAGTCCAGAGCAGAACGGACAGTCAAACCCAGGCACCCTGGTTCCACAGCTGGTGCTGTTAGCCACTCAGCTGTACAACTAACCTTCTACCATGAAGAATCACACTGTAGCGTAACAGATTAATTATCAGCGTTACGGAGATTTGTTAACAATGACCACCTCCATCACACAGGCACAGAATCCATCAACACAGCCAAGCTTCCTGGGGGCCTGCCTGGTGCCTTTTACTCACAGGTTGGGGCCCAAAGGCCACTGAGGCCCCGATGGCGTGGGAGCTGTGGAGGAGAAAGGCCCCTGACCAGCCTGCCAACTTTACTCACCAAAAGCTTACTCTCGGAAATAGTCTTCTTGAAGCTACTCTTTTTACCAATAGGTTCACGAACATATTCTTTCGTGAATATATTTTTCCTCACAGCACATAAAGGAATATTTAACTTGTCAACTGTGGGTCATGGCGTAGTTTGGCTTCTAGTGAAATTATTCACCGAGACCGTGACCCCTGGGGGCTAACTGTGGGTGACCTCCAGGAGCAGGGAGGAAGCCCCCGGTGGCTCTGCCACCGCCAGCCTGAGTGGTCACCAGGTGCCCAGCCCTAGGCAGGGGGCTGAATTTGGGCTTATTCTTCACACAGGTGGAGGCTCTTTTTATATAAGACATGAAAtggcatgtgattttttttttttaagggagtaaTCTacatgaagaagaaaatttttttagcTTCCATTTGAAAACCCTTGATTGGACAGAAGGAAAACATCTGTTTCTAAATGAAGTGACttccaaaaatgagaaatattttcatatttttttaaaaaccgtAGCACTGAAAGAAACATCTACTGAAATTTTATAGAGGGAAACTACACATAATTGAAAATCctaaaaaagtcacaaaattgATGCAAGGGCATCAGTGATTTCACCGATCTTATGCGGAAGGGCTCTTACATCTTCAGTCATCACTAAGGCATCCGTGGACATTTCATAATAGGGTTAAGAGGCCCTGCCCCAAAGGCCTGGAGAGAACTGAGATACAGGGACTCCAGGGCTGTGGGCACGAGTACCAGCCCCAACAGGTCCCCTGGGGGGAGGGGACCTAGCCCCCTCGGTTGGCACGTGAAAGGACTGCTTAAGGACACTCTGTCAGTGCAGAGTCCCGGCAGAAGGTGTCAGAAAAGGctctccctgcccccttccccagcACCCCGGTGTGTTCCTGCCTCGTGGGCTGAGAACGCAGGGCCCTGGCCTTCCTACCCCACAGCCGGGCACGTTTCTGCCAGCCATTTACGGAAGCAGCCATGAAGGACGAGACGATGCCTCCCTCCAGGACCAAGGGCAGGCTTGCGCACCGTCTGCTGAGATGAAGGTGGGCCCCCTGGCCTGGGGCTCCTCAGGTGAGGCACAGACCCCTCAGGCGCAGCACCCCGTGGGCTAGGGGCATCGCCCGGAGGGTCTGGCCCAGGGGATGACATGCACGCTGCTACCCTGCTGCTGGCCAGGCCAGGAGAATCATGCTCCcctgtctctgacccaggagtccCAGGCCCCTGTGCCGCACCCACGGAGCACTAGCAGCTAACTCACTGCTGCTAAGTGGGCGCAGTCCCAGGCCCCGCAGGAGAGTCCTGCTACCGAGCGCAGGCCCCCCGAGGGCGGCTTACGGTGGAGTGGACGATGAACTCGCAGGTCTTGGTCAAGTCCTTGGCCAGCAGGGACCGCCGCATGTCACAGCGCAGGGTGTACTGcagagaaaggcagaggagacGTTCTTGAGAGCGTCTGCTCTCATCACAGAATTACACAGACAAGGTTCCATCCCATTAATGCATCATACGAAATCTGTGTACATAACCGGGGGAGTTAATGctcaaaatgaaaagtatttctgTAATAGACACCTCAGCCTGTGCCCAGGGCCATCCTATCGCTGGACCCCTGGAAGGGGTGCAGAGTCTCACGGAGCCCCCCGTCACACGGGGAAAGACTTGCGAGGCAGAGCTGGGCATCAGCCTCCCTGTGTGAGCCCAGACAGGGAATacagcctctctgagcttcagcttcctgCTCTAGAAGATGAGGACACTGATGCGACTTTAGTGAGGACCCAGTGAAATGACAAGTCAGGGCTGGCACATCACGGCTCTGGGTGAAACAGCAGCGACTTTGTAGAAAGGATGAGAAATCATGGCAGCAGAGCTGCAAACCCTGGGGCATCGAGACTCATAGCCAATGAGGGAGATGCCCCATACCTTCTGCGAGACAGGCCCTGAGCCCCGCGAGGGGGAGCCCGCCACAGAGCTGGGCGCCAGGCTGGAAACTCGACCTGTCCCTTCCCATCCTGTCCATAGCAGTGAGAGACTGCTAACAAAACTCAACGGCACATTACtgtcttaaacaaacaaacaaaaatcgtGTACGTTTAATAAAGCGAGCT
The DNA window shown above is from Bos indicus isolate NIAB-ARS_2022 breed Sahiwal x Tharparkar chromosome 1, NIAB-ARS_B.indTharparkar_mat_pri_1.0, whole genome shotgun sequence and carries:
- the VPS26C gene encoding vacuolar protein sorting-associated protein 26C; translation: MGTTLDIKIKRANKVYHAGEMLSGVVVISGKDSVQHQGLSLTVEGTVNLQLSAKSVGVFEAFYNSVKPIQVINSTIEMVKPGKFPGGKTEIPFEFPLHVKSNKVLYETYHGVFVNIQYTLRCDMRRSLLAKDLTKTCEFIVHSTPQKGKWTPSPVDFTITPDTLQNVKERALLPKFLIRGHLNSTNCVITQPLTGELVVESSEAAIKSIELQLVRVETCGCAEGYARDATEIQNIQIADGDVCRGLSIPIYMVFPRLFTCPTLETTNFKVEFEVNIVVLLHPDHLITENFPLKLCRM